In Malus sylvestris chromosome 16, drMalSylv7.2, whole genome shotgun sequence, the following are encoded in one genomic region:
- the LOC126608382 gene encoding ubiquitin-conjugating enzyme E2 32-like, translating into MNAQPPSLSRINTDWFSLSSSPLRIRISYIKLLTGRGGGGGGGGSDRSRSNRIDSDRTVMAEDKYNLKNPAVKRILQEVKEMQSKPSDDFMSLPLEENIFDWQFAIRGPCDTEFEGGIYHGRIQLPAEYPFKPPSFMLLTPNGRFETQTKICLSISNHHPEHWQPSWSVRTALVALIAFMPTNPNGALGSLEYKKEERRSLAIKSRAAAPRYGTAERQKLMDEIHECMLNKAPPVPQLSPSQASEEHPSNKEGDVQESSESAGATPAEETSGEGPANPTAGDRIVEEVQEAPLNANPAPEVARALNGAPSVGSSQLLQRPEVKVQKAADDRLFTWAAVGLTIAIMVLLFKKFMKSSGHGAVFMDES; encoded by the exons ATGAATGCTCaacccccttctctctctcgtaTAAACACCGACTGGTTCTCTCTTTCCTCTTCCCCGCTTCGTATTCGTATTTCGTATATAAAATTGTTAACCGGgagaggaggtggtggtggtggcggtggatCGGATCGGAGCAGATCGAATCGGATCGATTCGGATCGGACTGTGATGGCGGAGGACAAGTACAACCTGAAGAACCCGGCGGTGAAGCGGATACTGCAGGAGGTTAAGGAGATGCAATCCAAACCCTCCGACGATTTCATGAGCCTCCCCCTCGAG GAGAACATATTTGACTGGCAATTTGCAATCAGAGGCCCTTGTGACACCGAATTCGAAGGTGGGATTTACCACGGGCGTATCCAGTTGCCGGCGGAGTACCCGTTCAAACCCCCTTCATTCATGTTGCTGACG CCAAATGGTCGCTTCGAAACCCAAACCAAGATTTGCTTGAGCATATCGAATCATCATCCCGAGCATTGGCAGCCATCATGGAGCG TGCGGACCGCTTTAGTTGCACTTATTGCATTCATGCCTACCAACCCAAATGGTGCATTAGGTTCACTGGAAtacaagaaggaagaaaggcGTTCTCTGGCCATCAAATCTCGTGCAGCAGCCCCTAGATATGGCACTGCAGAACGCCAAAAGTTAATGGATGAG ATTCATGAATGTATGCTGAACAAGGCACCCCCTGTCCCTCAACTGAGCCCCTCACAGGCTTCGGAAGAGCATCCTTCAAACAAGGAAGGCGATGTTCAGGAGAGTTCTGAAAGCGCTGGAGCCACACCCGCCGAGGAAACTTCTGGGGAAGGGCCTGCAAACCCAACGGCGGGAGACAGGATTGTTGAAGAAGTACAGGAAGCCCCTCTGAATGCTAACCCTGCCCCTGAAGTAGCAAGGGCGTTGAATGGAGCTCCTTCCGTCGGATCAAGTCAGCTGCTACAAAGGCCAGAAGTTAAAGTACAAAAAGCAGCCGACGATCGCTTGTTCACATGGGCTGCTGTTGGACTTACCATTGCAATCATGGTTCTGCTTTTTAAGAAGTTTATGAAATCCAGCGGACACGGTGCTGTTTTCATGGATGAATCTTAG
- the LOC126608574 gene encoding probable bifunctional TENA-E protein translates to MDGKPKAGVSMTSTWLRKHRLIYAGATRHPFILSIRDGTVDLSAFKRWLGQDYIFVRAFVPFVASVLIKAWKNSDHESGDIELVLSGVAALNDEIEWFKQEASKWGVELSGVVPEKTTQDYCRFLEDLMSPDVDYAVAMTAFWAIEAVYQESFAHCLEEGSKTPPELQEACQRWGNDGFGQYCSSLRNIADRELEKSASDGGPLVKVSEDMVTKAEVEFQRVLEYEVQFWNMSHGSPGRSAP, encoded by the exons ATGGATGGGAAGCCGAAAGCTGGAGTGTCGATGACCAGCACGTGGCTGAGGAAGCACCGTCTGATCTACGCTGGAGCCACCCGACACCCCTTCATCCTCAGCATTCGCGACGGCACCGTCGATCTTTCCGCCTTCAAACGCTGGCTG GGCCAGGACTACATATTTGTGAGAGCATTTGTACCATTTGTGGCGAGTGTGCTGATAAAAGCTTGGAAGAATTCCGATCACGAAAGCGGCGATATCGAATTGGTACTGAGTGGGGTGGCTGCTCTGAACGATGAGATTGAATGGTTCAAGCAAGAGGCTTCCAAGTGGGGTGTTGAGCTATCTGGTGTTGTTCCTGAAAAAACAACCCAGGATTACTGCAG ATTTCTGGAGGATCTAATGAGCCCGGATGTTGATTACGCTGTGGCCATGACAGCCTTTTGGGCCATCGAAGCTGTATACCAAGAGAGCTTTGCCCATTGCCTGGAAGAAGGGTCCAAAACCCCACCAGAACTGCAAGAGGCTTGCCAAAGGTGGGGCAATGATGGCTTCGGCCAGTACTGCTCCTCTCTCCGAAACATTGCTGACCGAGAGTTGGAGAAGTCCGCCTCAGACGGTGGGCCTTTAGTGAAGGTTTCAGAAGATATGGTCACCAAGGCTGAAGTAGAGTTCCAGCGTGTACTCGAGTATGAGGTTCAGTTTTGGAACATGAGCCATGGGAGTCCTGGACGCTCTGCTCCATGA